Genomic DNA from Taurinivorans muris:
CATCTGGTCGATCTCGCCCTCCAATGGTTTGACCGTTTCCGCCAGCGCAGGATCGCCAGCCTCCAACGCCTTCGCCGCCTTTGAGATGGCCTCCTCGCACAGCGCGCCCATCTGGATCAGCTTCGTATTCAGAAGGGCGAGCTGGCTGTCAAATCTGCTCCGCATCACCCAAACCTCCCTGTGATATAGTCCTCGGTCCGCTGATCCTCCGGTTGAGAAAACAGCTTTTCCGTTTCGTCATACTCGATCAGCTCCCCCAGCAGGAAGAATGCCGTGCGGTCGGAAATACGCACCGCCTGCTGCATGTTGTGGGTCACGATAACAATAGTGTACCGCTCTTTCAGCCCCATTGCAAGCTCCTCAATTTTTGAGGTGGAAATGGGGTCCAGGGCGCTGGTGGGTTCGTCCATCAGCAGCACCTTGGGCTCCACGGCCAGGGCGCGGGCGATGCAAAGCCGCTGCTGCTGGCCCCCGGACAGGCCCAGGGAGTTCTTTTTCAGCCGGTCTTTCACCTCGTCCCAAATGGCCGCCCCCCGGAGGGACTGCTCCACAAGTTCATCCAGCTTGGCTTTGTTTTTGACGCCGTGCGTGCGGGGGCCGTAGGCGATGTTATCATAGATGCTCATGGGGAAGGGGTTGGGCTTCTGGAACACCATGCCGATTTCCTTACGCAGAGCGTTCACATCCAGGCCGGGAGCGAAAATGTCCGTATCCAGATACCGCACCTCTCCGGTGATCTTCACGCCGGGGATTAGGTCATTCATGCGGTTCAGTGTTTTCAGAAAAGTGGACTTTCCGCAGCCGGAAGGGCCGATCAGAGCGGTGATGTTGTTCTCTGGAATCTGGATATTGATATTTTTCAATGCCTGGGCGCTACCGTACCAGAGGCATAAATTTTTTGCGGTGATTGCGTGATTCATAGTGCTCTCCTTTTCTTGAAGCAGCGGCCCACCAGGGCGGCGGTCAGGTTGACCGCCAGTGTCAGGAGCATCAGAATCGCGGCAATGGCAAAAGCCACACCGAACTCCCCCTGCTCCTTCGCGTAGACATACAGCGCCACGGTGAGGGTAGCCCCCGGACTGGTCAGGCCGGTAAAAAAGCCGTTCAGCGCATGGGCGAAGCCCGCTGTAAACAGCAGCGCCGCCGATTCACCCAAAATGCGCCCCACCGACAGGATGCAGCCGGTGATGATGCCGTCCGCACATCCGGGCAGTACCACCGTGCGGATGACCCGCCACTTCCCGGCCCCCAGGCCAAAGGCCCCCTCCCGGTAACTTTGCGGAACCGTCCTCAAACTCTCTTGGGTCGTTCTCATGACAGTTGGCAGGTTCATCATCACCAGGGTCAGCGCACCAGCCAACAGGGAAGTCCCAAACACGCTGGTAAATACCAGCATCCCCACAAGGCCGTAGATGATGGAGGGGATGCCGGAGAGGGTTTCCGCCGCGTACTCGATGACAGACACCAGACGCTTATTTGCGGCGTACTCGGTCAGATAGACCGCCGCTCCCGCCCCCACGGGCAGGACGATCAGCAGGACGGCGAGGATGATGTAGATGGTGTTCAGAATATCCGGCAGGATGCCTATGGTGTCCGACAGGTAGCTGGGTTTGGTGGTCAGCAGCTCCCAGGACAGGTTGGGGAGACCCTCAGCCAGCACATAGCCTATGAGGAACAACGCCAGAGCGCACACCAGCAGCACCGACAGGGCGCACAGCAGCCCCATTACACCGATATAGGCCCTCCGGGATGGGGAGATTGGTCTGTCCAGCATAATCAGCCCTCCTTTTGCCCCTTGAGGAAGAAATTCAACTCGGCGTTGATCAGCATGATGAACAGGAACAACACCAGGGCGATAGAGAACAGTGCCTGCCTCTGGAGGCCGCTGGAATAGGACATTTCGCTGGATACCGCCGTGGTAAGAAATCGGACGCTTTCAAACAGTGAGGGCATATTTGCCGCGTTGCCGGATACCATCATCACCGCCATAGCCTCCCCGATGGCCCGGCCTACTCCCAGCACCACCGCCGCCGCGATGCCGCTTCGCGCCGCAGGGACGGATACCCGAAAATAGGTTTCTATCGAGGTCGCGCCGAGGGCCAGGGATGCGTCCTCGTACTCTTTCGGTACTGCCTCCAGCGCGGTAATGGATACTTTGATGATGGAGGGCAGAATCATGACCGACAGGACGATGATTGCCGCCAGCAGGCTAGCCCCGTCCGGCACATGGAACAGCGCCCGGGTACCCGGCACAAGCACCAGCATCCCCACCAGACCGTAGACCACAGATGGAATACCCGCCAGGAGGCTAACAGCGGCCTCAACGATGGATTTTACTTGGGTTGGAGCCAGCTTCGCCAGATAAACCGCCGCGAAAAATCCTACCGGGACACCGAACAGGATAGCGCCCGCTGTGCCGTAAATGCTGGTGAGAATGAACGGGAGGATGCCGTATGAGGGCTGTGCGGCGGTAGATTCCCAGGTGTCACCCAGTAGAAAGGGCACAAGCCCGATCTGCCGGATGGCAGGGATGCCGGAGACCACCAAATATACGGTAATCAGCAAGACACAGCCTACTGTAACCAATCCCAGCATCAGAAATATCCCGTGGACTGCGGTTTCCAGCAGTTGCTTTCTACTGCGCATAGTCAATTTGCCGCCACAGCGCCCGCGCCAGAGATCAGCTCCGCCGCATCAGGGGAGGTTGCGAAGTCGAAGAACTTTTGCGCTTGCTCCGAAAGGGGCGTGTCCGTCTTGGTGACCAGGACAAAGGGCCGCTGAATGACATAGCTGCCGTCCTTCACCGCATCCTCTGTGGGTGCTACGCCGCCTACTGTGACGGCCCGCACCGTGTCCTTGACGGAGGCGAGGGAGGCGTAGCCGATGGCATCCGGGTTCTGGGACACGGCGGTAATCACATCGCCGGTGGAGGTCAGCTCCTGGCGGTACTGGCAGTTGTCTGCTGTGCCGGTGATGGATTCAAAGCCGTCCCTGGTTCCGCTGCCGGCTTCCCGGCCAATCAGGACAATCTCTGCGTCGTGTCCGCCCGCGTCCTTCCAGTTGGTGATCTCCCCGGTAAAGATTTTGGCGATGGTGTCCACATCGAGATCAGAAACGGGATTGTCGGGGTTGACGATCACCGCAATGCCGTCATAGGCCAACACCGTTCCGGTCAGGCCCTGGGCGGATTCTTCCTCCTTCAGATTGCGGCTGCTGAGGCCGATGTCGCAGCGCCCCTCCAAGACTGCCTGGATGCCAGAGCCGGAGCCGGTGGGGTTGTAGGTGAAGGTCACGCCACCGTTCTGTTCCATAAACGCCTCACCCAGCGCACCGATCACCTTCTCCATGGAAGTTGAGCCGTCGGTGGTGACGGTACCGGACGTTTTCTGTGAACATCCCGCCATAACCGACAGGGCTAGCACAGCAACCAGCATAAGACTTGCAAATTTTTTCATGTTCAAATTCTCTCCTTTCAACTTTTGGGGTACGAGAAAAGAATACTGCTGGTATGTAAAATTCAAAAGAGAGGTATTGTAAAATGAATGTAAAATCGGGTATCACCATTGTAGCAAGCAGTGTCTTTGTTCCCACAAAGACTCGAAACTGCAGTTCCCGGCGTTGCCGGAAACCGCTGTTTCTGCTTGTTGGGGTAGCACCCCAACCCCCTTGAACAGCCCCGTTGCCGGGGCTGGCTGCGCGTTCGTTTCACGAACGCTGTTGTCCCTGCTGCGCAGGAACAGGCGGGACTTTCGCCCCTCGTGGAGCCAGAAACGACCGCCTCGGTGTTTCCGGGAAAAAGAAAAAGACGGAAATGCCTCACTCTCCTGCTTGCTATCGAATAGCGGCAAGGCTCGCAAGGGACTGTCTGGACAATTCCCAAATCTCGTCCAGGCGGTTCTGTAAATCTTCAATGTCCGCCGCATAGATGCTCCCGGTTTCGTTCGCCCGTTTAGCGTACTGGTTCAGATTATCGGAGCATCACCGGAGCATGACAGTAAGCTGGCGCACATCCTTCAGGTCCAGCCGGATACAGATTCCGTCCAGCGCCATCTTGCGGACATAGGCGCTCATGTTCAAAATGCCGGCGTCCTCCATCTTGAGTTTTATCCGCTCCTTGTCCTCCGGGGAAATGCGGATTTTCAGTTCTTCGGTCCGTTTGCTCATTGCTTTTGAGTTCCTCCCCTCGCAAATAAAATCATTATGAAAAATTAATAAATTCTTACGGAAATGAGCTTGATATTTTGCAAAATGTGCCGATAGAAACAATATCGCATGAAAACGACATGCTTGCGAAAGCTCTTTACAACATGCGGACGAACGCGATCCGTAAAAATTACGGATTTGACGGTGAATATGGTAAAATCCATATTTTATAGCTTGACAAAAAGAAAAGAGTAAACTAGGAATTAAAATATGGTACAAGCTAATTTTAGTAAAATATCCACGTCAACGACTGTGCAAAGTGCTAAAGACATCCACAGCACGCTCAGTTACGCCCAAGCGCACAAAACGCAAATTTTTGTTGACATCATCAGCGAAGGAAAAACCATCCACCAAATTCGCGCCTATTGCATTGACCATAACAAATCCATCATCCGTCTTTTCGTGCAGTCGAAACAAGAAATAAAATTCCCCCAACACGCGGAAGTTTCCATGCTTTTTTATACGGAAAAAGACGGAAAACAAGTTCCCTGCAACTTCTTAAGCACCATAAAAAATACCTTTACCCATAAGGGCTTGTTTTTCATCGACGTCAGCGTCCCCAATTTCATCGGACACTCCCAACGCCGCAACTGCGTGCGCATTCCCATTACGAAATCAGAAATTCCCAACCTGAAACTTTGGGCTGAAAGCAAAGCGGGCTCGGACGAGCAAATGCAGTGGCTTGCCATTCAGGACGAAGAATTTGATATTGTGGACGTTTCCACCGGAGGCATGCTTTTTCTGCTCAACGCAAATATCGAAATCGCAAAACAGCTCAAAGAAGGCTCCAAAATTTTGCTTACGGCGATTTTTCCTTATTCCAATAAAGCGCCGCTTTGCCTTTCCATGCTTTCGACAATCAGGCGTTATGTGAAAAATCCCCATAATTCCGAATGGTATTCCATGGGCATACGCTTTGTGCGTTGGGCTTATCTGGAAAATTACAGCACATGGAACAGCATACCGGACGATAACGGCATACCTCCTTTGTCCAACTGGGTTTTCCAAGTCATGGCGAACAGAAAAAGAGCATAGACATTCCGCCTGCTTTCCTTTTCTCAGATAATCGTATATTGTATTCTCAGCCTCAAAATCAATTTTGCACAAAACTTTCTGTTTTTTTACTGGTTCGGCTTCTTAATTTTGCTTGATTTTTAAGCCTGATTTTTCTACTGTTGTTCATGCGTCAGGAGGTTTTATGCTGGGGACGACAGTAAATGTGGGGGCTATTCTTCTCGGTTCGCTTATCGGCGGAACAATAAAAAAAGCGCTCCCGGAAAAAATTCATGACAGCCTTTTTCTTGCCATGGGTTTAGCCGCACTTTTCATCGGCATTAATTCCGTTGTGCATACTATGCCCAAAACCGAATATCCGGTGCTTTTTATCGTCAGCCTCGCGCTGGGAAGCAGCTTTGGCACATACTGCAGCATAGACGACAATTTCCATAAGTTCGCGGCAAAATGCGGAAAAGGACATTTAGGCAAAGGGCTTTCAACGGCGATTTTGATTTTCTGTATCGGAACACTGTCCATTTTAGGTCCGATAGAAAGCGCGCTGAATGGAAACAACACCTTTCTTTATACCAATGCGACCCTTGATTTCATCACGTCCATCGTTCTCGCCTCCGCTTACGGCTACGGAATCATGCTTGCCGCCGCGGTGCTTTTTCTTTGGCAAGGCTCTTTGTATGTGGGTGCGATAAGTTTATCCGGTTTTTTGCAGGGTGCTCTTTTAAATGAACTTTCCCTTATCGGCGGTATTTTAATTGCGGCATCGGGCTTAAGCATTTTGCAAATCAAGGATTGCAAAACCCTCAATCTTCTGCCCTCCCTGCTTGTCCCCGTGCTCTTTTTTCTTATTAAAAACAATTTCTTTTGATAATTATGAACGATAAAAACCTTTTTCTTTTAAACAGTTATGATTATGTTCTTCCCGAAGAACGTATCGCCCAATGTCCCGCTTCTGAAAGACAAAATTCCCGCCTTCTTTTTTTGGAAAGAAAAACAGGAAAATACGCGGATCACACGTTTAAAGACATTGTTCAGTTGCTTCCTGACAACGCCCTCATCATTGCCAACAATTCCAAAGTGATCCCCGCACGCCTGCAAGGACACAGAAAAAGCGGCAGCAAAATTGAACTGCTCTTTCTCGAACCAGCCCCGCTTATCGACAGAAAAGCCCGAAAAAACGGCGAATACCGCATTGCCCGGACAGAAGTTTTGCTCAAAGGTGCAAAACGTGTGAAACCAGGCGAAACCTTGGACTTTCCCGAAATGGAACTCACCGCTCTTGAAAAACGGGATTTTGGCAAACATATTGTCAGCATCACGTATAAAGACAGCCTTGTTCCCCTGCTGAAAAAATACGGAGACCTGCCTTTGCCTCCCTATATCAAAAGGGAACACGGTTCGGAGCGAGAAGATTTCACACGCTATCAGACCGTTTATGCCAAGGAAAAAAACATCGGCTCCGTGGCGGCTCCGACCGCAGGTCTGCATTTTACGGAAGAAATACGCCGGGAACTTTTGAAAAAAGGCTGTTCATGGCAGGAATTGACGCTTCATGTAGGCTACGGAACATTCAGCCCTGTGCGGGCTGACGATATTCGGGAACATGTCATGCATTCCGAATATGTTGAAATTTCAGCAGAAACAGCCCAAGCAATAAACAATGCCAAAAAGAAAGGATGTCCCGTCATTGCTGTCGGCACAACCAGCACCCGCAGTCTTGAAGGTATGGCGCAAGCTTTTTCCGAAGCGAAACTTGGACAAAACAATGCTTTTTTCTGCAGCAATTCCGAAGAATTGAATGAAAACAGCTTGTTCCCCTCCCACGGCTGTTTCGGACATACCGATATTTTTCTTTATCCTGGCAAAGAGTTTCATATTGTCGACGGGCTGATTACCAATTTCCACCTGCCCAAATCCTCCCTGATCATGCTTGTTTCGGCTTTTGCGGGTTATGAACATGTCATGCGGGCATACCGGCATGCCATAGAAGCGGAATACCGTTTTTTCTCCTATGGGGACGCAATGCTTATTGTATAATTTTTTTTATAAATAGGAATAATTCCTACTTGCTTAAAAAAATATTTTCTTTTATACTTAATCTGCTTTTTAAGCGTTACAAAAACAATAAAGGATCACCATGGCAAAAAAATCCCGCTCAATTTATTATACGGCTTTCTTCTTATTTGTTGCCGGCATCGGATATATGATTTGGTCAGGACTTTCGCAAAACAGCGTTTATTTCCTCAATGTTTCCGAAGCCCTCGCCCAAGAAACCCCTCAATCGGCGCTGTCCGCCCGCGTTTTCGGAATTGTTTCCGATACGCCCATAGAACGTCCCCAAGACGGACTTGGAGCGAACTTCACCCTTGAAGACTATGAAAACAAATCACAAACGATTCAAGTGAATTATCGGGGTGTTGTGCCTGACACATTTAAAGCGGGCTCGGAAGTGATCATCGAAGGTTCGCTGCAAAATTCCGTATTCACGGCAAAAACCTTGATGACGAAATGTCCTTCAAAATATCAAAAAGAAAACAGAGAAAAAAACGTTTAACCTTTATCCTACGGATTTAACAAACCATTATGACACAATTCGCCCATATTCTCATGCTTCTTTCCCTTGTTCTTGCGACACTGGGAACACTTTTTTGCATATTCGGACTCGGCAGAAACAAAATGACAGCCTCTTCCCTGAAACTTCTTGAAAATGCAAATCTTGCCGTAACGCTTTTTTACTGCCTCGCTTCAGCCATTCTCTTTTTCGGTTTCTGGAGCTATGATTTCAGTATAAAATATGTGCATGATTACAGCGACTTATCCTTGCCTCTTTTTTACCGGCTGACAGCATTTTGGGGCGGGCAGGCAGGTTCCCTGCTTTTTTGGGCATTGAGCCTCGTGTTGTGCGGCGCATATTTTCAAAGCACGGAATCATATACAAAACTCAGCCTTGAAACAAAAATATGGTATCTGCTCTTTTATTTTTCAATATTGGCTTTTTTCGGAGTATTGCTCACAACATACAACAATCCTTTTGAAATCTTATCCCCGGCTCCTGTCAACGGACGGGGACTGAACCCCCTTTTGCAAAACCCCGGAATGATTTTCCACCCGCCCCTTTTATTATTGGGTTACGGCGGGTTTACCATTCCCGCATGCCTTGCGTTGGCGCAAGCCCTTTCCCTGCAAGGCGGCACGCAGTACAATATTTCAAAAACTGAAACCGCATGGCATGTCTGCACAAAACCCCTTATCTTGGTTGCATGGCTTCTGCTCACAGCCGGCATAATCCTTGGTGCATGGTGGGCGTATATGGAACTTGGCTGGGGCGGCTATTGGGCATGGGATCCCGTTGAAAACGCGTCAACAATTCCATGGTTCTTCGCAACGGCAGCGCTTCATTTCGGCTTTATCGAACAATACAGAAACAAAGCCCATCGCTTCCACACCCTTTTCATGGCATTGACCTGTATTTCAGCGTTCTTCGCTACATGGCTGGTACGGGGAAACGTCGTGGAATCCGTCCATGCTTTCGGAAGCGGAGGCGTCGGTCCTTTGCTTTTATGTTTCGTCATCGGCACAAGCATTGTAGCCTTTTTGACCGTTCTCACCATGCCGAAAAAAGGCGAGCCTTTCAACGGACTGGAAACGAAAGAAGGCTTTTTGCTTTCCACCAGTATTGTCTTAATCACCATCAGCCTTATCATCGGGCTTGCAACCCTGTGGCCCGTTATCAGCAAACTTTGGTCAGACAATCCGGTGGGCTTGCAGGCAAGTTTTTATAACGGCGTAATCTTGCCGCTGCTGACTGTGGTCATCGCTCTTTTAACCGTCTGCCCTTGGCTTTCATGGAAACAGGGATTGAACCATGCAAAATATTTTCTTGCCGTTCTTTTGATTTTTATCGCCTTCATGGGAATTTTCTGGACATTTTTCGCTGTCAAGGACCCCACTCCGCTCATAGCCGCGAGTTTTTCCGTCGCCTGCATGGCAAGCTGGGCATTGTATTTCATGGTTCTCAAACATCCGCTGCAAAAGCTTTCCCCCGTGCTCGTGCATATGAGCTTGGCTGTCATCAGCCTTGGCGTCGCTTTTTCAGGTCCTTACAAGGTTGAACAGGAAGTTGCGCTTGAACGCGGACAAGAAATACAAATTGACACGTTTACGGTGAAACTTCTGGAAATCTACGAAGGGCGGGAACGCACGGGACGGTATGATTTTTTAGAGGCGGAATTGCTCGTGACCCGAAACGGCAAAGAAACGGGCATTGCCCAAGCGCAGCGAAGAATTTACGCAAGCTTTCCGCAAAACGCCTATGCGGAAGCAAGCACGATCTTCTCCCTCGGCAAAGAATTTTATGCGACATTCCTCGGACTTGATGAAAAAACACGTGCCGTGATGCGTTTATCCGTACATCCTCTTGTCAACTGGCTGTGGATCGGCGGAACCATTATGAGCCTTGCCCCGTTTATCAGTGTGTACGCAAACAGAAAGCGCAGGAAAAGCACACAAGAAAATCCTCCCGAAAATTCCTAGGAAAAATCATAGGAAATTCTTATGGACAAGCCGGTTTTAACCTTTGAAAACATAAGCAAAATGTACGAGTTGCGTTTACTTTACAAAAACGTGCATTTTTGCTTGTATCCAAAGCAAACGGCTCTTGTCACGGGAAAAAACGGTTCCGGCAAATCCACGCTCCTAAAACTGGCGGCGGAATTGACCAAGCCGACACAAGGCAAAATCATCTGTTCTTTTGAAAAGGAAAAAATCGGATATTTGGGACATCAGACATTCATTTACCCGCACTTGTCCGCCTATGAGAATTTGCTTTTCTGGACCCAGGCGTTCACCCGAAAAAAATGCTCGGAAAAAGAAATTCTCACACTTCTCAAAAGAGTATTCTTGGAAAAATTCTGTTACGACAAAGCGGGAATTTTTTCACGGGGCATGGCGCAGCGCCTCAATATCGCACGTATCATCCTGCAGGATCCGAGCCTGTTGCTCTTGGACGAACCTTGCACGGGACTCGACAAAGAATCGCAGGAACTTTTTTATGCCGTCATTCAAGAGTTTCAGGCAAAAAACGCGGCTATTCTTTGGGTCAGCCACAACCCGCAGGAAGATATGCGCTGCGCAAGCCATATGCTGCACATTGAAAAACAGCAGATCGCATTCACTAAAATACAAGGGGCGCTGGCATGATAAAAACAGCCCTCCTCCTTGCCAAAAAAGATTTAACCATTATTTTGGGCAGAAGCGCAGGATTATGCCAAGCCCTCCTTCTCGGCTTATTGCTCATTTTCCTTTTCAGCCTTTCTCTGCAAAACGGGGAAAGCCTTTCCCCCCATGCGGCATCGACCATGTTTTGGCTTGCTTCCGTATTTTGTCAAGTCCTTATTTTTCAAATGCTCTATGCCGTTGAAGAACAAAACGGGGCAAGAACCGGACTGCAAACCTTGCCTTGCCCCCTGCAAACCATCTGGCTTGGCAAATTTTCAGCAGGCATTTTTCTTTTACTGGCTTCCCAAGTCCTTTTCATTCCCGCGGTTTTTATTTTTCTCAACCAGCACCCCGGCGAACATTTCCTCTATGCGCTTTTTGGAATTTTTCTTACCGATATAGGAATTTGCACGTGCGGAAGCTTGCTCGGAGCACTCTGTACCGGACAATCAGGCAAAGAATCCTTGCTGAGCATCATCCTTTTTCCTTTATTGATTCCTCTTTTATTATCTGCTATTTCCTTATGTTCGGCGGGACTTCTGGATTTACATAACCCTCCCGTGCAAACTGCCCGAATAATCCAATGGATCGGAATTACGCTTGCTTTCGATTTTATTTTCAGCGCTGCAAGCTTGCTCCTTTTCCCTTATCTATATCATGGTGAATGAAATGAAACATACCTATCCGGCTTTTCTTGCGGCAAGCGTCGTCATTTGCACCGCCATCGCGCAATACCTCATTTATTTTTATGCCCCCGTAGAACAAACCTTGGGATACG
This window encodes:
- the pstB gene encoding phosphate ABC transporter ATP-binding protein PstB, whose protein sequence is MNHAITAKNLCLWYGSAQALKNINIQIPENNITALIGPSGCGKSTFLKTLNRMNDLIPGVKITGEVRYLDTDIFAPGLDVNALRKEIGMVFQKPNPFPMSIYDNIAYGPRTHGVKNKAKLDELVEQSLRGAAIWDEVKDRLKKNSLGLSGGQQQRLCIARALAVEPKVLLMDEPTSALDPISTSKIEELAMGLKERYTIVIVTHNMQQAVRISDRTAFFLLGELIEYDETEKLFSQPEDQRTEDYITGRFG
- the pstA gene encoding phosphate ABC transporter permease PstA; the encoded protein is MLDRPISPSRRAYIGVMGLLCALSVLLVCALALFLIGYVLAEGLPNLSWELLTTKPSYLSDTIGILPDILNTIYIILAVLLIVLPVGAGAAVYLTEYAANKRLVSVIEYAAETLSGIPSIIYGLVGMLVFTSVFGTSLLAGALTLVMMNLPTVMRTTQESLRTVPQSYREGAFGLGAGKWRVIRTVVLPGCADGIITGCILSVGRILGESAALLFTAGFAHALNGFFTGLTSPGATLTVALYVYAKEQGEFGVAFAIAAILMLLTLAVNLTAALVGRCFKKRRAL
- the pstC gene encoding phosphate ABC transporter permease subunit PstC, which encodes MRSRKQLLETAVHGIFLMLGLVTVGCVLLITVYLVVSGIPAIRQIGLVPFLLGDTWESTAAQPSYGILPFILTSIYGTAGAILFGVPVGFFAAVYLAKLAPTQVKSIVEAAVSLLAGIPSVVYGLVGMLVLVPGTRALFHVPDGASLLAAIIVLSVMILPSIIKVSITALEAVPKEYEDASLALGATSIETYFRVSVPAARSGIAAAVVLGVGRAIGEAMAVMMVSGNAANMPSLFESVRFLTTAVSSEMSYSSGLQRQALFSIALVLFLFIMLINAELNFFLKGQKEG
- a CDS encoding phosphate ABC transporter substrate-binding protein, with the translated sequence MKKFASLMLVAVLALSVMAGCSQKTSGTVTTDGSTSMEKVIGALGEAFMEQNGGVTFTYNPTGSGSGIQAVLEGRCDIGLSSRNLKEEESAQGLTGTVLAYDGIAVIVNPDNPVSDLDVDTIAKIFTGEITNWKDAGGHDAEIVLIGREAGSGTRDGFESITGTADNCQYRQELTSTGDVITAVSQNPDAIGYASLASVKDTVRAVTVGGVAPTEDAVKDGSYVIQRPFVLVTKTDTPLSEQAQKFFDFATSPDAAELISGAGAVAAN
- a CDS encoding plasmid mobilization protein — protein: MSKRTEELKIRISPEDKERIKLKMEDAGILNMSAYVRKMALDGICIRLDLKDVRQLTVMLR
- a CDS encoding DUF554 domain-containing protein; translated protein: MLGTTVNVGAILLGSLIGGTIKKALPEKIHDSLFLAMGLAALFIGINSVVHTMPKTEYPVLFIVSLALGSSFGTYCSIDDNFHKFAAKCGKGHLGKGLSTAILIFCIGTLSILGPIESALNGNNTFLYTNATLDFITSIVLASAYGYGIMLAAAVLFLWQGSLYVGAISLSGFLQGALLNELSLIGGILIAASGLSILQIKDCKTLNLLPSLLVPVLFFLIKNNFF
- the queA gene encoding tRNA preQ1(34) S-adenosylmethionine ribosyltransferase-isomerase QueA, with protein sequence MNDKNLFLLNSYDYVLPEERIAQCPASERQNSRLLFLERKTGKYADHTFKDIVQLLPDNALIIANNSKVIPARLQGHRKSGSKIELLFLEPAPLIDRKARKNGEYRIARTEVLLKGAKRVKPGETLDFPEMELTALEKRDFGKHIVSITYKDSLVPLLKKYGDLPLPPYIKREHGSEREDFTRYQTVYAKEKNIGSVAAPTAGLHFTEEIRRELLKKGCSWQELTLHVGYGTFSPVRADDIREHVMHSEYVEISAETAQAINNAKKKGCPVIAVGTTSTRSLEGMAQAFSEAKLGQNNAFFCSNSEELNENSLFPSHGCFGHTDIFLYPGKEFHIVDGLITNFHLPKSSLIMLVSAFAGYEHVMRAYRHAIEAEYRFFSYGDAMLIV
- a CDS encoding cytochrome c maturation protein CcmE codes for the protein MAKKSRSIYYTAFFLFVAGIGYMIWSGLSQNSVYFLNVSEALAQETPQSALSARVFGIVSDTPIERPQDGLGANFTLEDYENKSQTIQVNYRGVVPDTFKAGSEVIIEGSLQNSVFTAKTLMTKCPSKYQKENREKNV
- a CDS encoding heme lyase CcmF/NrfE family subunit gives rise to the protein MTQFAHILMLLSLVLATLGTLFCIFGLGRNKMTASSLKLLENANLAVTLFYCLASAILFFGFWSYDFSIKYVHDYSDLSLPLFYRLTAFWGGQAGSLLFWALSLVLCGAYFQSTESYTKLSLETKIWYLLFYFSILAFFGVLLTTYNNPFEILSPAPVNGRGLNPLLQNPGMIFHPPLLLLGYGGFTIPACLALAQALSLQGGTQYNISKTETAWHVCTKPLILVAWLLLTAGIILGAWWAYMELGWGGYWAWDPVENASTIPWFFATAALHFGFIEQYRNKAHRFHTLFMALTCISAFFATWLVRGNVVESVHAFGSGGVGPLLLCFVIGTSIVAFLTVLTMPKKGEPFNGLETKEGFLLSTSIVLITISLIIGLATLWPVISKLWSDNPVGLQASFYNGVILPLLTVVIALLTVCPWLSWKQGLNHAKYFLAVLLIFIAFMGIFWTFFAVKDPTPLIAASFSVACMASWALYFMVLKHPLQKLSPVLVHMSLAVISLGVAFSGPYKVEQEVALERGQEIQIDTFTVKLLEIYEGRERTGRYDFLEAELLVTRNGKETGIAQAQRRIYASFPQNAYAEASTIFSLGKEFYATFLGLDEKTRAVMRLSVHPLVNWLWIGGTIMSLAPFISVYANRKRRKSTQENPPENS
- a CDS encoding ABC transporter ATP-binding protein produces the protein MDKPVLTFENISKMYELRLLYKNVHFCLYPKQTALVTGKNGSGKSTLLKLAAELTKPTQGKIICSFEKEKIGYLGHQTFIYPHLSAYENLLFWTQAFTRKKCSEKEILTLLKRVFLEKFCYDKAGIFSRGMAQRLNIARIILQDPSLLLLDEPCTGLDKESQELFYAVIQEFQAKNAAILWVSHNPQEDMRCASHMLHIEKQQIAFTKIQGALA
- a CDS encoding heme exporter protein CcmB; its protein translation is MIKTALLLAKKDLTIILGRSAGLCQALLLGLLLIFLFSLSLQNGESLSPHAASTMFWLASVFCQVLIFQMLYAVEEQNGARTGLQTLPCPLQTIWLGKFSAGIFLLLASQVLFIPAVFIFLNQHPGEHFLYALFGIFLTDIGICTCGSLLGALCTGQSGKESLLSIILFPLLIPLLLSAISLCSAGLLDLHNPPVQTARIIQWIGITLAFDFIFSAASLLLFPYLYHGE